A region from the Trueperaceae bacterium genome encodes:
- a CDS encoding sulfatase, translating into MKQPNVVFITADDHTPSALNCYGPTLVPTPNLDRIADEGMRLDNCFCTNAICTPARATMLTGMYSHTNGIKTLDDTINHSQQWTLANSFHQACYQTAMIGKWHLGHGGQSNPIDFDEWNVLASNSGQGKYFEPTTLTSRGMQHHSGYVTDVLTDLSLDWLERRDPSQPFLLWLGHKAPHDPFQYHPRHSDILTNVDVPEPCTLHDNLAGRPAAALSTQRVERMLGFDKQHLPESIPDGLNEEQRYSWLYQTFIKSYLRCVAAIDENVGRLLGYLDEHNLSDNTIVIYTSDHGFFLGEHGFYDKRYMYEPSIRIPFLIRYPREIPAGTSSRKMALNVDFAPTLLDLAHLEIPNEVQGQSLRSIVSGDNPLTWRKSMYYRYWMHGAHFNVPAHYGIRTENHKLIYYYGDPLNATGATGDHTNPTWELFDLKRDPEELQNLYSDPTYAHLREQLRTELRHLQVELGDEPYPQQTP; encoded by the coding sequence ATGAAACAGCCCAACGTCGTATTCATTACGGCTGACGACCACACGCCCTCTGCCCTGAATTGCTATGGACCCACTCTTGTTCCAACGCCCAACCTAGACCGAATAGCAGACGAGGGAATGCGTCTTGACAATTGCTTTTGCACCAATGCAATTTGCACCCCAGCTCGAGCGACCATGCTCACTGGTATGTACAGTCACACCAACGGAATCAAGACCCTTGATGACACCATCAACCACAGTCAACAGTGGACCCTCGCGAACTCCTTCCACCAAGCGTGCTATCAAACGGCCATGATAGGCAAGTGGCACCTTGGACATGGTGGGCAAAGCAATCCTATCGACTTTGATGAATGGAATGTTTTAGCTTCAAACTCAGGACAGGGAAAATATTTTGAGCCTACGACCTTGACCTCACGAGGAATGCAGCATCACTCAGGTTATGTAACGGATGTCCTGACTGATTTATCCCTAGATTGGCTCGAAAGACGTGATCCTAGTCAACCCTTTCTTTTGTGGTTGGGGCACAAGGCGCCTCACGATCCCTTCCAATATCACCCTCGTCATTCGGATATCCTGACCAACGTTGATGTTCCGGAGCCTTGCACCCTTCACGATAATCTTGCTGGACGACCAGCCGCAGCCCTATCTACACAACGTGTTGAGAGAATGCTTGGCTTTGATAAACAACACCTACCAGAATCAATTCCTGATGGTCTTAACGAAGAACAACGCTATTCCTGGTTGTACCAGACCTTCATTAAGAGCTATCTCCGGTGTGTAGCTGCCATTGACGAAAACGTCGGACGCCTGCTTGGCTACCTTGATGAACACAACCTCAGCGACAACACTATCGTCATTTACACGTCGGATCACGGTTTCTTCCTTGGTGAGCACGGTTTTTATGATAAAAGGTACATGTACGAACCTTCGATCCGCATTCCCTTCCTCATTCGTTACCCCCGTGAAATCCCAGCAGGTACATCCTCTAGAAAAATGGCACTGAACGTTGACTTCGCACCGACGCTGCTCGATCTCGCCCATCTCGAGATCCCAAACGAAGTTCAGGGCCAATCACTTCGATCAATCGTCAGTGGAGACAACCCACTTACCTGGCGTAAGTCAATGTACTACCGGTATTGGATGCACGGCGCTCACTTCAACGTGCCAGCTCATTACGGTATACGTACAGAAAACCACAAACTCATTTACTACTATGGAGATCCACTCAACGCTACCGGAGCTACTGGTGACCATACCAATCCAACGTGGGAGTTATTTGATCTCAAACGCGACCCTGAGGAACTGCAAAACCTTTATTCAGACCCCACCTATGCCCATCTCAGAGAACAACTACGCACAGAATTAAGGCATTTGCAAGTCGAGCTTGGTGATGAACCTTACCCACAGCAGACCCCCTAA
- a CDS encoding ABC transporter — MAIVQLTDVNKIYPLGKTEVHALKDITFNIEKGDFASISGPSGSGKSTILNLIGCIDTATSGNVFIDNVETSTLKDKQITKLRHDVLGFIFQSFNLIPVLNVFENVEFPLLLGKRTSTKEERASWVNHLIDEVGLSDWRTHKSNELSGGQRQRVAIARALATKPSIVMADEPTANLDTETSEGIIELMKKMNRELDTTFIFSTHDPDIVKIADHVIRLRDGEIVEDYKSSTDNHKATEPVAQTDPTQP; from the coding sequence ATGGCCATCGTCCAGCTAACCGACGTTAACAAAATCTATCCTCTGGGAAAGACTGAGGTCCATGCACTCAAGGATATTACCTTTAACATCGAGAAAGGTGACTTCGCTTCCATCTCCGGACCTTCGGGGTCCGGCAAGTCAACTATCCTTAATCTTATTGGTTGCATAGACACCGCTACGTCAGGCAACGTCTTTATTGACAACGTAGAGACTTCCACACTTAAAGACAAACAGATTACCAAGCTTCGTCACGACGTACTCGGTTTTATTTTTCAGAGCTTCAACTTAATTCCGGTCTTAAATGTGTTTGAAAACGTCGAGTTTCCACTACTTCTTGGAAAACGTACTTCTACTAAAGAAGAACGAGCTAGTTGGGTGAACCACCTTATTGATGAGGTTGGACTTAGTGATTGGCGAACCCACAAATCCAACGAACTGTCTGGCGGCCAGCGTCAACGGGTAGCCATAGCTCGAGCTCTGGCTACAAAGCCGAGCATCGTTATGGCAGATGAACCAACCGCAAATCTGGACACTGAAACGAGCGAGGGAATAATTGAACTCATGAAGAAGATGAATAGGGAACTAGATACCACCTTCATCTTCAGTACTCATGACCCAGACATCGTGAAGATCGCGGATCACGTGATCCGACTACGAGACGGTGAGATAGTTGAAGATTACAAATCTTCTACTGATAACCATAAAGCGACAGAACCAGTCGCTCAAACTGACCCAACACAACCATGA